The DNA segment AAATTTGCATCTCTAACTTAATCTTGACTAAACGAAACTTTGCAAACGCCGTACTAAATCGGGCGTTTGCAATACACCTTCAATTCGATCTACTGGTTTACCTTGTTTGAATAATACCAGTGTTGGTAGAGCTGCAATTTGATACTGAGTTGCCAACTCTGTGTATTTTTCTGTGTCAATTTTGACAATTCGTATGCGGTCTTTAAGTTGATTGTTTACTTGTTGTAAAATTGTCCCCATCATCTGACAGGGGCCACACCAGTCAGCATAAAAGTCTACTAAAACAGGTAAATCAGAACCAGATAGCATCTCTTCAAAGCTGTTGAATTGTTTTTTCTCAGTCATGTGACACACACCATTTTTATTGATTGAATCTAATATTAATGTCTGCTTTCTAGAAATGGTGTAACGTTATTTTGTTTTTATTGTTGCTAAACTTTGCATCTCTTTCTTAAGGTATATGTACTGGGGATTAGGGATTGAGAGAGTTGGTTATTTTGTAGTCAAGTTTCTTTGTGCAATTTGCAATTTCGTCGCCAGAACCACTAGGATATAAGCGAATTTTGAATCTCTGATCAGACCAACGATAGATAAGCAGAAACTAGATACAGCAAGTAGTTCCTCAACGAAAATCTAAAATCCAAAATGGTATGAGATGTAGGTACAAATCGCCATAAGATAATTAGCGCGGGAATTTTAAACCTAGAGGAATATTTTATGGCAATCTTAAGTGAAAATTTACGAGGACAAGTTGCCGTTGTTACAGGCGCTTCACGGGGGATTGGACGAGCGATCGCCTTAGAATTAGCTAATTATGGTGCTACTGTAGTGGTCAATTACGCTAGTTCTAGCACTGCTGCCGATGAGGTAGTAGCAGAAATTACAGGTGCTGGTGGTGAAGCTGTAGCCTTAAAAGCCGATGTTTCACAAGTTGAGCAAGTAGACAATCTGATCAATGGGGCGATCGATAAGTTCAAACGCATCGATATTTTGGTAAATAATGCAGGTATTACCCGCGACACATTGCTATTAAGAATGAAGCCAGAAGACTGGCAAGCAGTTATTGACCTTAACTTAACTGGTGTATTTTTATGCACTCGTGCCGTCAGTAAACTTATGCTCAAGCAACGTTCTGGCAGAATTATCAATATTACCTCTGTAGCTGGACAAATGGGTAATCCCGGTCAGGCGAATTACAGTGCCGCCAAAGCAGGTGTGATTGGCTTTACAAAAACAGTTGCTAAAGAATTAGCTTCTCGTGGCATTACCGTTAACGCCGTCGCCCCTGGTTTCATCGCTACAGACATGACCAGCAACCTCAAATCTGAGGGTATTTTGCAATACATCCCTCTAGGTCGCTATGGTCAACCAGAGGAAATTGCCGGTATGGTACGTTTCCTAGCAGCCGACCCCGCCGCCGCCTATATTACCGGACAAGTATTTAATGTCGATGGCGGTATGGTGATGGCTTAATGAGTGCTGAGTACTGAGTGAGGAATCAGGAGCCATTATTTCTTAATTTTGAATTTTGAATTTTGAATTGATTGCCCCCTGCTCCCAACCATCAGGACTGCTGACGGATTCTTTGCCAGACTGTAAAGCCAAGCAGCAGAATAATACTGATGGCCGTGGTAACTATGACCATCACGCTCATCCCTTGGACTCTCATTGCCAGTAA comes from the Nostoc sp. PCC 7120 = FACHB-418 genome and includes:
- the trxA gene encoding thioredoxin, coding for MTEKKQFNSFEEMLSGSDLPVLVDFYADWCGPCQMMGTILQQVNNQLKDRIRIVKIDTEKYTELATQYQIAALPTLVLFKQGKPVDRIEGVLQTPDLVRRLQSFV
- the fabG gene encoding 3-oxoacyl-[acyl-carrier-protein] reductase, coding for MAILSENLRGQVAVVTGASRGIGRAIALELANYGATVVVNYASSSTAADEVVAEITGAGGEAVALKADVSQVEQVDNLINGAIDKFKRIDILVNNAGITRDTLLLRMKPEDWQAVIDLNLTGVFLCTRAVSKLMLKQRSGRIINITSVAGQMGNPGQANYSAAKAGVIGFTKTVAKELASRGITVNAVAPGFIATDMTSNLKSEGILQYIPLGRYGQPEEIAGMVRFLAADPAAAYITGQVFNVDGGMVMA